CGTGGCGGCCCATGTGCAGGACTGGGACATGTTCGTCGAGGGTGAGGCGACGGTGCTGGACGCGGCCGACACCCATCGCGACGAGATGGCATTCTGGATGTACAGTTCCGGCAGCACGGGCCGTCCAAAGGGCATCGTGCATCTGCAGCACGATATGCTCTACACGGACCTGAGCTACGGCCGGTCTGTCCTCAGATTGTCGGAAGACGATGTCGTCTATTCGGTGCCCAAGATATTCTTCGCCTACGGGTTCGGAAATTCGATCACGTTTCCCTTTTCGGCGGGTGCCGCGGTGGTCCTCAACGCGGGTCGCCCCGAGCCGGCACCGATCTACGATGCGATCGAGCGGCACAGACCGACCGTGTTCTTCGGGTTGCCGACCCTCTACAACGCGCTGGTTGCGCATGAAGGCGGCGAGGATCGGGACCTGGGGTGCCTGCGCCTGTGCATTTCCGCCGCCGAACCGTTGCCCGAGGAGACCTTCAACGAGTGGCGACGACGCTACGACCTGGACATCGTTGAGGGCCTTGGCTCGACGGAGGTCTTGCACATCTATGTCAGCAATTATCCCGGTGACATCCGTCAGGGTGCGGCCGGGAAGCGCATTCCAGGTTACGAGATCAAACTTGTCGACATGGAGGACGCGCCGGTCGCACCGGGCGAGCCGGGGACCATGTGGGTGCGCGGTGATTCCCAGGCGCCGTTCTACTGGAATCAGCCCGACAAGACGGCCGACACGATGCGTGGCGATTGGATTTATACCGGCGATCGATTTCGGTGCGATGCGGACGGGTTCTACAAATTCGACGGTCGGGCCGATGATCTGATCAAGGTCAGTGGGCAATGGATTTACCCGCTTGAGATCGAGCGTTGCCTCAACGACCATCCCGACGTACAGGAAAGTTGCGTGCTCGGCGTGGCCGCCGACGATGGTCTGATGACCACCAAGGCCTGGGTTGTGATGAAGTCGGATGCCGCGCATGGCGACGGGACGACAAAGAGCTTGCAGGACTTTGTGAAGGCCAAGCTTGTCCCATATAAATATCCGCGCATTGTGGAGTTTCGCAGTGACCTGCCCAAGACGGGGACCGGTAAAATCGATCGGCAAGCCCTGCGCGCGGATGAACCAGGGAATTCTTAGGGGGAACATCAATTGGAACAGAATGTCTCATTCACGTCCGACGGACTGACGCTCGCGGGCGTGGTCCACACGCCCTCGGACCTCGCACCCGGGGAATCGCGCCCGGCATTTCTCGTCCTGCACGGGTTCGGAACCGGCAAGGACGGGTCCACGCCGGAAATCCTGTCGAACATGCTGTGCGAGTGGGGATATGCGGTCATGCGGTTTGATTTCCGCAGCTGCGGAGACAGCGAGGGCGAGACCGGATGGGTGATGTGCGAGGACCAGGTCGAGGATGTGAAGAACGCCGTGACCTGGTTCGCCGAGCAGCCTTATGTAGATGCGGACCGTATCGGCGTGATCGGCCACAGTTTCGGGGCGGCTGTCGCCGTCTATGCGGGCGGTGTGGACAAGCGTATTGCCGCGGTGATTTCGTCCTGTGGCTGGGGCGATGGTGAGAGCAAGTTCCGCCTCCAGCACAAATCCGACGAGGAATGGGCTCGTTTCCAGAATATTCTGACCGAAGGTAAGGCGCACCGTGAGAAGACCGGGGAATCGCTGATGGTCGGGCGATGGGACATCGTCCCGATCCCCGAGCATCTGCGTGGGCATATGGGCAAAAATGTGCTCATGGAGTTCCCGGCCGAGACGGCGCAGAGCATGTATGACTTCCGCGCGAATGATGTAATCGCGGACATCTCTCCGCGCCCGGTGCTTCTGTTTCATGCCGCGGATGATTCCGTCACGCCGACAGACCAGTCGTTGCAGCTCTTCGCGCATTCGAAACAGCCCTGCGACCTGGTCCTCGCGTCGGACGTGGATCATTTCCCGTTTTCGCTGGACAGCACACGCGCACGCGACACGGTCAAAGGCTGGCTGGACACATACTTCCCGGTCTAGTGAGGCTCCGGAATCTCCGCTAGGCTCCCTCTTTCTGAAACGGCAAGAGGGAGCGGAGATATGCCGACCGAGATATTCACGCCGACGGCCGAGGAGATGGACGCGCGCATTGCGCGTTTCGATAAGCTGGAGCCGATGTCGACGACCGATGACCTTGCCTGGGTGCCGCAGGACGCCTGGGAGATATTCTTCGCCCGCAAGATCATGGCGGTGATTCTCGAAGATACGAAGAGCCCGTTCGGCAACCGGGCGCCCATCATCGGTGCGAACGGAACCACCATGTTCATCTCCGTGATGCCGCCGGGGCAGGGACCATGTTTGCACGACCATAATGAAACCTTTGAAACCTTCATGGTGTTGCAGGGTTCGATCGAGTACCGGGTCGGCGATCCCATTGAGCATAAGCGCGTGCTGAACCAGTGGGATGTATTTTCCTGTCCGCCGGGCGTCTACCGGGAATTCAACAATGTGGGTGAGGGGGACGCCGTCCAGCTCACTATTCTCACCGGCCCCATTGAGCGCGATGATGTGACGATGCCCCATTCGGTCAAGGAGCGTGTGACCAAGGAATACGGTGCGAAAGTTGCCGACGCTTTCGGCGAGATCATGCCGTTCGATCCGCCGAAATCCTGATTGTCGCTACAAGCGGACCGATCATCGACGGGGAGGCGTGATGGCCCAGATCGAAGCCAACGGGATAACCCACTATTACGATATCCAGGGCGATGGCCCGCCGTTGTTGCTGGTCGCCGGTATGGGGGGAACCGCGAACTATTGGGCCGAGCAGGTCGCGTTCTTCTCACGCACTCACACCGTCATCTCCTATGATCAGCGCGGTACCGGCCGCACCAGCCATGAACCGGTAGCCAGTATTGAGCAGCTGCGCGACGATCTGCTGGCGCTGCTCGATGCGCTGGGCATTGGATCGCTCGATTATCTGGGTCATTCGACGGGCGGGAACATCGGTCAGATCATCGCGATCGAGAACCCCGAACGTCTTCGCAGGTTGGTGATCTATGCCAGTACCACCCATGGCGATGCCTACCGGTCGAAGGTGTGGCGTGTGCGGCGTTCGATTCTGGAAAACCAGGGCCCGGAGATCTATGGCGATATGACGAGCCTGATGCTCTATCCGCCGGACTGGATTGCAAACAACGCCGCTTTGCTGGAAAAGCAGCAGGCTGCGCAGGTTGCCATGCTGGCGCCGGTTTCGGTCATGACCAGCCGGATCGAGGCGGTCCAGGCGTTCGACCGACGCGATCAGTTGTCGGGTATCGATGTTCCGACCCTCATATTGTGCGCGCGCGACGATCACCAGACCCCAGCCTATTTTTCTACAGCGTTGGCGAAGGCCATCCCGGCGGCCGAATATGTCCTGCTCGAATATGGCGGGCATGCATGTTCCCGGACCGTCCCGGGGGAGTTCAACGAGATTGTCGCGGAATTTTTCGCGCGTTAGTTCATCATTCCAAAAAATGGAGGTCGACATGGCCCATGAAGCGATTAT
This is a stretch of genomic DNA from Alphaproteobacteria bacterium. It encodes these proteins:
- a CDS encoding benzoate-CoA ligase family protein — translated: MAQDSEPKRLVDDPVGTDTAGAREIGFSVPERYNASEILFRNLDAGRGVRPAILTAEVKLTYQELCDVAAQAGNALRGCGLRRGDRVAMVLDDTPVYPAAFFGAVRAGFVPVLINILSTPDLLRYYIEDSAAPVVICEAGLLDTLREALEEGPTVDRVIVANAGTKDRAHDETVASVAAHVQDWDMFVEGEATVLDAADTHRDEMAFWMYSSGSTGRPKGIVHLQHDMLYTDLSYGRSVLRLSEDDVVYSVPKIFFAYGFGNSITFPFSAGAAVVLNAGRPEPAPIYDAIERHRPTVFFGLPTLYNALVAHEGGEDRDLGCLRLCISAAEPLPEETFNEWRRRYDLDIVEGLGSTEVLHIYVSNYPGDIRQGAAGKRIPGYEIKLVDMEDAPVAPGEPGTMWVRGDSQAPFYWNQPDKTADTMRGDWIYTGDRFRCDADGFYKFDGRADDLIKVSGQWIYPLEIERCLNDHPDVQESCVLGVAADDGLMTTKAWVVMKSDAAHGDGTTKSLQDFVKAKLVPYKYPRIVEFRSDLPKTGTGKIDRQALRADEPGNS
- a CDS encoding alpha/beta fold hydrolase, with translation MEQNVSFTSDGLTLAGVVHTPSDLAPGESRPAFLVLHGFGTGKDGSTPEILSNMLCEWGYAVMRFDFRSCGDSEGETGWVMCEDQVEDVKNAVTWFAEQPYVDADRIGVIGHSFGAAVAVYAGGVDKRIAAVISSCGWGDGESKFRLQHKSDEEWARFQNILTEGKAHREKTGESLMVGRWDIVPIPEHLRGHMGKNVLMEFPAETAQSMYDFRANDVIADISPRPVLLFHAADDSVTPTDQSLQLFAHSKQPCDLVLASDVDHFPFSLDSTRARDTVKGWLDTYFPV
- a CDS encoding cupin domain-containing protein; this encodes MPTEIFTPTAEEMDARIARFDKLEPMSTTDDLAWVPQDAWEIFFARKIMAVILEDTKSPFGNRAPIIGANGTTMFISVMPPGQGPCLHDHNETFETFMVLQGSIEYRVGDPIEHKRVLNQWDVFSCPPGVYREFNNVGEGDAVQLTILTGPIERDDVTMPHSVKERVTKEYGAKVADAFGEIMPFDPPKS
- a CDS encoding alpha/beta fold hydrolase, which codes for MAQIEANGITHYYDIQGDGPPLLLVAGMGGTANYWAEQVAFFSRTHTVISYDQRGTGRTSHEPVASIEQLRDDLLALLDALGIGSLDYLGHSTGGNIGQIIAIENPERLRRLVIYASTTHGDAYRSKVWRVRRSILENQGPEIYGDMTSLMLYPPDWIANNAALLEKQQAAQVAMLAPVSVMTSRIEAVQAFDRRDQLSGIDVPTLILCARDDHQTPAYFSTALAKAIPAAEYVLLEYGGHACSRTVPGEFNEIVAEFFAR